From Deltaproteobacteria bacterium, one genomic window encodes:
- a CDS encoding GNAT family N-acetyltransferase, whose product MEASELQGTVFDVFTVGRQTGLMFRDVEDQPLNGRQIVLGGRPLISFGSCSYLGLEVDDRIRAGIIRATERYGSQFSASRAYLSAPPYAALEEKLSALFGNPALLTSSTTLGHLGAVPVLAQEKDAIILDQQVHHSVQLGATLARANGCHVELLRHGDYLELEKRIEALRQTHRKVWHMIDGVYSMYGDLPDVAALTELLNRYEQLHLYVDDAHGMSIAGENGRGVHLSRMPLHPRMVLATSLNKAFAASGGCLVTPDQELRHRLRLCASTLAFCGPIQPPMLGAIDASASIHLTPEINQMQAELANRVRHLNQELLARDMPLLEQNLAPILFIKTGPLKVAHALIRRLMSEGFYVSVATYPAVPLKRSGLRVSLTRHHTFEDLTALAQAIAHHYPFALDEAETTREMVEALFSYREKLAARQQRRKLERVFELDQPASASPRVEGMPAEVDLRLEYATSIRELDGAEWDRLLGHRGAFPAAQLAMLEDTFRGRKEAESNWTFHYFIVRLAGRPIAATFFSEALWKDDMLMRADVSRRIEERRAQDPYFLTSRVVAMGSLLSEGNHLYLDRSAPWRTAMDLILHEAGQILQVGGSKLLVLRDLPDPDPELAEYLLAHGLVKMPMLASHTLNLGEWKTEADFLQTLGQRTRRRVRADALEVQHQFVTRIWRAGGDPPSAEQFTQFYELYRNVKQRKLRLNTFDLPSDIFERLWETPGWEIQTLHLLPQHGGPADGRPVAMGASLINGDRYVAFACGLDGVQREVSVYRQLLWRTILRAKELGLRHLDLGMDAEVEKTRLGAVQLPQCAYVQLTDHFNAEILGQVVQDVSFSDPSLMKAG is encoded by the coding sequence ATGGAAGCTTCCGAGCTGCAGGGTACGGTCTTCGACGTCTTCACCGTGGGTCGGCAGACGGGGCTGATGTTCCGGGACGTGGAAGATCAGCCGCTCAACGGCAGGCAGATCGTCCTGGGCGGGCGGCCGCTGATCTCCTTCGGCTCCTGCTCGTACCTGGGCCTCGAGGTGGACGATCGCATCCGCGCGGGGATCATCCGCGCCACCGAGCGCTACGGCAGCCAGTTCTCGGCCTCGCGCGCGTACCTCTCGGCGCCGCCGTACGCCGCCCTCGAGGAGAAGCTGAGCGCGCTCTTCGGCAACCCGGCGCTGCTCACCAGCAGCACCACCCTGGGGCACCTGGGCGCGGTGCCGGTGCTGGCCCAGGAGAAGGACGCGATCATCCTGGACCAGCAGGTCCACCACTCGGTGCAGCTCGGGGCCACCCTTGCGCGCGCCAACGGCTGCCACGTGGAGCTGTTGCGCCACGGCGACTACCTGGAGCTCGAGAAGCGCATCGAGGCCCTGCGTCAGACCCACCGCAAGGTCTGGCACATGATTGACGGCGTCTACAGCATGTACGGCGACCTCCCAGACGTCGCCGCGCTCACCGAGCTGCTCAACCGCTACGAGCAGCTGCATCTCTACGTCGACGACGCCCACGGCATGAGCATCGCCGGCGAGAACGGCCGCGGCGTGCACCTCTCGCGCATGCCGCTCCACCCGCGCATGGTGCTCGCCACCTCGCTGAACAAGGCCTTCGCGGCCAGCGGCGGCTGCCTGGTCACGCCGGACCAGGAGCTCCGCCACCGGCTGCGGCTCTGCGCCTCCACCCTCGCCTTCTGCGGGCCGATCCAGCCGCCCATGCTCGGCGCCATCGACGCCAGCGCGTCGATCCACCTCACGCCCGAGATCAACCAAATGCAGGCCGAGCTGGCGAATCGCGTGCGGCACCTGAACCAGGAGCTGCTCGCGCGCGATATGCCGCTGCTGGAGCAGAACCTGGCGCCCATCCTGTTCATCAAGACCGGGCCGCTCAAGGTCGCCCACGCGCTCATCCGCCGGTTGATGAGCGAGGGCTTCTACGTGAGCGTGGCCACCTACCCGGCCGTCCCGCTCAAGCGCAGCGGGCTGCGGGTCTCGCTCACCCGGCACCACACCTTCGAGGACCTCACCGCGCTGGCCCAGGCCATCGCCCACCACTACCCGTTCGCGCTCGACGAGGCGGAGACCACCCGCGAGATGGTGGAGGCGCTCTTCTCGTACCGCGAGAAGCTCGCCGCACGGCAGCAGCGGCGCAAGCTGGAGCGGGTGTTCGAGCTGGACCAGCCGGCGAGCGCGAGCCCGCGCGTCGAGGGCATGCCGGCGGAGGTCGATCTGCGGCTGGAGTACGCCACCTCCATCCGCGAGCTCGACGGCGCCGAGTGGGACCGGCTGCTGGGCCACCGCGGCGCCTTCCCCGCCGCACAGCTGGCGATGCTGGAGGACACCTTCCGCGGTCGGAAGGAGGCCGAGAGCAACTGGACCTTCCACTACTTCATCGTGCGCCTGGCCGGCCGGCCCATCGCGGCCACGTTCTTCAGCGAGGCGCTCTGGAAGGACGACATGCTCATGCGCGCCGACGTCTCGCGCCGCATCGAGGAGCGCCGCGCCCAGGACCCGTACTTCCTCACCTCGCGCGTGGTGGCCATGGGCAGCCTGCTCAGCGAGGGCAACCACCTCTACCTCGACCGCAGCGCGCCCTGGCGCACCGCCATGGACCTCATCCTCCACGAGGCGGGCCAGATCCTTCAGGTGGGCGGCTCCAAGCTGCTGGTGCTCCGCGACCTGCCCGACCCGGACCCCGAGCTCGCCGAGTACCTGCTCGCCCACGGCCTGGTGAAGATGCCCATGCTCGCCAGCCACACCTTGAACCTGGGCGAGTGGAAGACCGAGGCCGACTTCCTCCAGACCCTCGGTCAACGCACCCGCCGCCGCGTGCGGGCCGACGCCCTCGAGGTGCAGCACCAGTTCGTGACCCGCATCTGGCGCGCAGGCGGCGACCCGCCCAGCGCGGAGCAGTTCACGCAGTTCTACGAGCTGTACCGCAACGTGAAGCAGCGCAAGCTCCGGCTCAACACCTTCGATCTGCCGAGCGACATCTTCGAGCGCCTCTGGGAGACGCCGGGCTGGGAGATCCAGACCCTCCACCTGCTGCCGCAGCACGGTGGCCCCGCCGACGGCCGCCCCGTTGCGATGGGGGCGTCGCTGATCAACGGCGACCGCTACGTGGCCTTCGCCTGCGGCCTCGACGGCGTGCAGCGCGAGGTGAGCGTGTACCGGCAGCTGCTCTGGCGGACGATCCTGCGCGCCAAGGAGCTCGGGCTGCGCCACCTCGACCTGGGCATGGACGCCGAGGTGGAGAAGACGCGGCTGGGCGCCGTGCAGCTCCCGCAGTGCGCCTACGTGCAGCTCACCGATCACTTCAACGCCGAGATCCTGGGCCAGGTGGTCCAGGACGTGTCCTTCAGTGATCCCTCGCTGATGAAGGCCGGCTGA
- a CDS encoding response regulator, with the protein MTDHEQPSQAAFELSFRTLADNAPWAILLLDDDRIAYANAAAAKLTGRASREALVGASVASIFHPEDAAEAADWLRSDAAVLEKPQIHRLVWPGGEVRQVETRAVAMAAPASHARAVILNDVHEQWRIREQLERTERLASLGRLAAGVAHEINNPAAAIMGNVTFVLEELEGRSLNAQIFDALNDSLEAVRRIAKIVHQLKLSTRSATVGAPLSPVSVLGAVNTAVRLLAVTATETTVEVDIADDLRALADEVFLGQVLNNLLTNALQAARPGAPPRVTVRARVDAERVYIEVEDQGTGMDEVTRKKIFEPFFTTKPVGQGTGLGLSVTQGLLRTMGGEISVESELGQGSRFTIDLKRAETAPVVPVASKEAELPDPPLMLLIDDDPLAGRGIARQLRDQFHVMLVEGIEPALEFIAHNTPDIILCDVVMPDGGAERFLELIRERHPELVSRVVITTGEATNAEHQAFVERATNPMVAKPLSRSRLNAVWKQVKPEDGDSN; encoded by the coding sequence GTGACGGACCACGAGCAACCCTCTCAAGCCGCCTTCGAGCTCTCCTTCCGGACCCTGGCCGACAATGCGCCGTGGGCCATTCTCCTCCTCGACGACGACCGGATCGCCTACGCCAACGCCGCCGCCGCGAAGCTGACCGGCCGCGCGTCACGCGAGGCGCTGGTGGGCGCGTCGGTCGCCTCGATCTTCCATCCCGAGGACGCCGCCGAGGCCGCCGACTGGCTTCGCAGTGACGCCGCCGTCCTCGAGAAGCCGCAGATTCACCGGCTCGTCTGGCCCGGTGGCGAGGTCCGGCAAGTGGAGACACGGGCGGTGGCCATGGCCGCGCCGGCGAGCCACGCCCGAGCGGTGATCCTCAACGACGTCCACGAGCAGTGGCGCATTCGCGAGCAGCTCGAGCGCACCGAGCGCCTGGCGTCTCTGGGGCGCTTGGCTGCGGGCGTGGCCCACGAGATCAACAACCCGGCCGCGGCCATCATGGGCAACGTGACCTTCGTGCTCGAGGAGCTCGAGGGGCGGAGCCTGAACGCCCAGATCTTCGACGCGCTCAACGACTCGCTGGAGGCGGTGCGTCGCATCGCCAAGATCGTGCATCAGCTCAAGCTCTCCACGCGCTCGGCGACCGTCGGGGCGCCGCTGAGCCCGGTCTCGGTGCTCGGCGCGGTGAACACGGCGGTGCGGCTGCTCGCGGTGACCGCCACCGAGACGACGGTGGAGGTGGACATCGCCGACGACCTCCGCGCCCTCGCCGACGAGGTGTTCCTCGGCCAGGTGCTCAACAACCTGCTCACCAACGCGCTCCAGGCAGCGCGGCCCGGAGCGCCTCCGCGCGTGACGGTTCGCGCCCGCGTCGACGCCGAGCGCGTCTACATCGAGGTGGAGGACCAGGGCACGGGCATGGACGAGGTGACGCGCAAGAAGATCTTCGAGCCGTTCTTCACCACCAAGCCGGTGGGCCAGGGCACGGGCCTGGGGCTCTCGGTCACCCAGGGGCTCCTCCGCACCATGGGCGGCGAAATCTCGGTGGAGAGCGAGCTCGGACAGGGGAGCCGCTTCACCATCGACCTCAAGCGCGCGGAGACGGCGCCCGTGGTTCCCGTCGCTTCGAAGGAAGCCGAGCTGCCCGATCCCCCGCTGATGCTCTTGATCGACGACGACCCCTTGGCAGGTCGCGGGATCGCCCGGCAGCTGCGCGACCAGTTCCACGTGATGCTCGTCGAAGGCATCGAGCCGGCGCTGGAGTTCATCGCCCACAACACGCCCGACATCATCCTCTGTGACGTGGTGATGCCCGACGGCGGCGCGGAGCGGTTTCTGGAGCTGATTCGCGAGCGGCACCCGGAGCTGGTGAGCCGCGTGGTGATCACCACCGGCGAGGCCACCAACGCGGAGCACCAGGCCTTCGTGGAGCGGGCCACGAACCCGATGGTGGCCAAGCCGCTGAGTCGCAGCCGGCTCAACGCAGTGTGGAAGCAGGTCAAGCCCGAGGACGGCGACTCGAACTAA
- a CDS encoding DUF2378 family protein — protein sequence MTDPSPSPVAASPASREGNLEFQNTIEGVLIRTLGSKLNAELRAKLREAGLDLDKKLLPAYPAADFHRWVSIAAEYVYPGVSGSEAVRLFGRQSLVGLGETMIGKAMKLSLTLIGPRRALQRAGRSFRSNNNYIVVQSRELTPTSMELVFNEVHNLPSYYQGVLEGACMLIGAKQCTVRLDSMLGNGARFVAEWEA from the coding sequence GTGACCGACCCGAGTCCAAGTCCCGTCGCCGCGAGCCCGGCTTCGCGCGAGGGCAACCTCGAGTTCCAGAACACCATCGAAGGCGTGCTGATCCGCACCTTGGGCTCCAAGCTCAACGCGGAGCTGCGGGCCAAGCTCCGCGAGGCGGGGCTCGATCTCGATAAGAAGTTGCTCCCGGCCTACCCGGCGGCCGACTTCCACCGCTGGGTGTCCATCGCGGCGGAGTACGTCTATCCGGGGGTCAGCGGCAGCGAGGCCGTGCGCCTCTTCGGGCGGCAGTCGCTGGTGGGCCTGGGCGAGACGATGATCGGCAAGGCGATGAAGCTCTCGCTGACGCTCATTGGGCCGCGGCGCGCGCTTCAGCGCGCAGGTCGCTCGTTCCGCTCGAACAACAACTACATCGTGGTGCAGTCGCGGGAGCTCACGCCCACCTCGATGGAGCTGGTGTTCAACGAGGTCCACAACCTGCCGAGCTACTACCAGGGCGTGCTCGAGGGCGCGTGCATGCTCATCGGGGCGAAGCAGTGCACCGTGCGTCTCGACTCCATGCTCGGCAACGGCGCGCGGTTCGTTGCCGAATGGGAGGCCTGA
- a CDS encoding hemolysin III family protein, giving the protein MHTTIASTPLTKPLMRGWSHLGAFMAALVYGTLLLEHARAGARGFAATYVASLLTLFGTSALYHCAFWSVAARRVLRPIDHSAIFVLIAGTFTAFAAALDTPHARGLLWAGWTAALLGAARAIFWHSAPKKLVAAQSVLTGWLAAAFVPALAHALPASSLVLIGLGGALYTLGAMIFAFRRPNPWPRVFGFHEIFHLLVIAGAAAQFAAAWRVLT; this is encoded by the coding sequence ATGCACACCACCATCGCTTCGACCCCCCTCACCAAGCCGCTCATGCGCGGCTGGTCGCACCTCGGCGCGTTCATGGCTGCGCTCGTGTACGGGACGCTCTTGCTGGAGCACGCGCGGGCCGGCGCGCGCGGCTTTGCCGCGACCTACGTGGCCTCACTGCTCACGCTCTTCGGGACGAGCGCGCTCTACCACTGCGCCTTCTGGAGCGTGGCGGCGCGGCGCGTTCTGCGGCCGATCGATCACTCGGCGATCTTCGTGCTCATCGCGGGGACGTTCACGGCGTTCGCGGCCGCGCTCGACACACCGCACGCGCGCGGCTTGCTGTGGGCCGGTTGGACCGCGGCGCTGCTCGGAGCGGCGCGCGCCATCTTCTGGCATTCGGCGCCGAAGAAGCTGGTCGCCGCACAGAGCGTGCTGACGGGCTGGCTGGCAGCGGCGTTCGTGCCTGCGCTCGCCCACGCGCTGCCTGCGAGCTCGCTCGTGCTGATTGGTCTGGGCGGCGCGCTCTACACCTTGGGCGCGATGATCTTCGCCTTCCGGCGCCCGAACCCGTGGCCGCGCGTGTTCGGGTTCCACGAGATCTTTCACTTGCTGGTGATTGCCGGCGCGGCGGCGCAGTTCGCGGCGGCGTGGCGGGTGCTGACCTGA
- a CDS encoding peptidoglycan-binding protein, whose translation MPVSFDSTSSLNSLVLPPRSLSMSSSVRQVQQRLTDAGFSPGAIDGQFGPNTARAVRSFQAANHLPQTGTVDAKTAAALQSAPSATQSRLQTDGFDSGTTPARAGEGVNARELAITSQLARRSDLQPRGGVTHCNQFAAAYAAQMLGNTPQVQRLFAGNAHEQYQQLAAAARSGNGVQEVSAAQAGQLAASGKAVFVTTSNLSSGGHGHIAAVIGTGANGSIRTGQAGTTNYGDGPLSSRFVGAGAAHAHYYVVG comes from the coding sequence GTGCCCGTCTCGTTCGACTCGACCTCCTCGCTGAACTCGCTGGTGCTTCCGCCGCGGTCGCTCTCGATGTCGAGCTCGGTGCGCCAGGTCCAGCAGAGGCTGACGGATGCCGGGTTCTCGCCGGGCGCCATCGACGGCCAGTTCGGCCCGAACACCGCCCGCGCCGTGCGCAGCTTCCAGGCCGCCAATCACCTCCCGCAGACGGGCACGGTTGACGCGAAGACCGCGGCCGCCCTCCAGTCGGCGCCCAGCGCGACCCAGAGCCGCCTCCAGACCGACGGCTTTGATTCGGGCACGACCCCGGCGCGCGCCGGAGAGGGCGTGAACGCGCGCGAGCTGGCCATCACCTCGCAGCTCGCGCGTCGCTCGGACCTGCAGCCGCGCGGCGGGGTCACCCACTGCAACCAGTTTGCGGCCGCGTACGCCGCGCAGATGCTGGGCAACACGCCTCAGGTCCAGCGCCTCTTCGCGGGCAACGCGCACGAGCAGTACCAGCAGCTCGCGGCGGCGGCGCGGAGCGGCAACGGCGTCCAGGAGGTGAGCGCGGCCCAGGCGGGACAGCTCGCGGCGTCGGGCAAGGCGGTCTTCGTCACCACCTCGAACCTCTCCAGCGGCGGCCACGGGCACATCGCGGCCGTCATCGGCACCGGCGCGAACGGCAGCATCCGCACCGGCCAGGCCGGCACCACCAACTACGGCGATGGCCCGCTCAGCTCGCGGTTCGTCGGCGCCGGCGCGGCCCACGCGCACTACTACGTCGTCGGCTGA